The sequence CCTGTGTTGATTGATTGTCCCCACCCAAACTGCAACAAAAAGTACAAGCACATCAACGGCCTCAGGTACCACCAGGCTCATGCCCACTTAGACCCAGAGAACAAGCTGGAGTTCGAACCAGATAGTGAGGATAAGATCTCAGACTGCGAGGAGGCCTTGAGCAACGTGGCGCTGGAATGCAGCGAGCCAAGCACAAGTGTATCAGCTTATGAGCAGGTGAAGGCGCCAGTGTCCCCTGGCTCAGGGAACCCCCCCGGCACCCCCAAGGGAAAGAGAGAGCTCCTGAGCAACGGCCCAGGTTCTGTTATTGGAGCGAAGGCTGGGAAGAATTCTGGCAAAAAGAAGGGTCTTAACAATGACCTCAATAATCTTCCAGTCATCTCCAACATGACAGCCACCTTAGACAGCTGCTCAGCAGTGGACGGCAGTTTGACTGTGGAAATGCCCAAACTGGAAGCAGAAGGATTAATTGATAAGAAAACtttgggagagaaagaaaagggcaaAAAAGCCAACAATTGCAAAATGGACAAAAATCTCTCTAAACTTAAAACTGCCCGGCCCATTGCCCCTGCCCCAGCTCCCACACCCCCGCAGCTAATCGCTATTCCCACTACAGCCTTTCCAAGCACCACTACGGGGACCATACCCGGACTGACCACAGTTGTTCAGGCCACACCAAAGAGTCCTCCGTTAAAACCCATTCAGCCAAAGCCCACAATTATGGGGGAGCCCATCACCGTGAACCCAGCCCTCGTGTCCCtcaaggacaaaaagaaaaaggagaagcgAAAGCTGAAGgacaaagaagggaaagagaCGGGGAGCCCGAAAATGGATGCAAAGCTGGGCAAACTCGAGGATGCCAAGGGGACTGGGAAAGATTTATCCGGACATTTTTTAAAGGACCATCTCAGCAAGAATGAAGGGCTGGCAAATGGACTGTCTGAGTCTCAAGAGAGTCGAATGGCTAGTATCAAAGCCGAGGCTGATAAGGTTTACACTTTTACAGACAACGCTCCCAGCCCTTCCATCGGGAGTGCCTCAAggatggagtgcagcactttggtGAACGGACAGGCGCCCATGGCCCCGCTGCACGTGCTGACCCAGAACGGAGCCGAGAGTTCTGCGGCCAAGACGAGCAGCCCCGCCTACTCAGACATCTCCGATGCTGCTGATGACGGTGGTTCTGACAGCAGGTCAGAGGGCGTGAGGTCGAAGACCAGTTCCCCATCAGATATACTCTCTAGTAAGGACGGCGCTGCGAAAGGACATTCTTCAACGACAGCACAATCATCTCAAATGAAAGAGTCCCACTCTCCCTATTACCATGGCTACGATCCTTATTATTCTCCCAGTTACATGCACCCTGGGCAGGTGGGCGCCCCTGTAGCTGGGAATGGCGGGAGCACCCAGGGGATGAAGATCAAGAAGGAGTCTGAGGAAGAAGCGGATAAGAAAGACAAGGCAGAGCAGCTCGAGGCTAAGAAAGTGGACCATAATCCTGCATCCTTACAGCCTCAGCACCAGTCGGTGATCACCCAGAGACACCCGGCCCTGGCTCAGTCACTGTATTACGGCCAGTATGCCTATGGGCTCTATATGGACCAGAAGTCTCTGATGGCCACCAGCCCTGCCTATAGACAGCAGTATGAGAAGTACTATGAGGACCAGAGGCTGGCAGAGCAGAAAATGGCCCAAACTGGGAGAGGAGACTGTGAAAGGAAAAACGAGCTCCCTTTGAAAGAGCTGGGCAAGGAGGACAGTAAACAGAAAAACATGCCATCGGCCACAGTCTCAAAAGCTCCCTCTACTCCGGAGCCTAACAAAAACCATTCTAAACTAGGGCCGTCAGTGCCTAATAAAACTGAGGAGACAGGTAAATCGCAGCTTCTCTCCAGTCACCAGCAGCAGCTTCAGGCCGACAGCTTCAAAGCTAAGCAGATGGAAAACCACCAGCTTATTAAGGAGGCTGTAGAAATGAAATCTGTCATGGACTCTATGAAGCAGACAGGTGTAGACCCAACCTCGAGATTTAAACAAGTAAGATTGGGGAGCGTGGCCCCCACAGGGAGAGAGCAGCCTGAGATTTGTACATGGCTGGTCTTGATCTGGTTAGAATTCTTCACAGGAAATCAACCAAGGGTTCCTTAGGCTGGATTTCTCTTCTCTTGAAAAGTGTTTTAAGTGACACTCTCAGGATTTCTTGTGTATCTCTGAAATGTACATTGATCGCTATTTCCTAGTCACGTGGTGTAGTAAAAAGAATCTTGGCCGTGTGCTTTGCAGATTCATGTTCCCTGCCTTAACTGATTCTGATGTCCCTTATTGTCTTACTGAGTCCAAAGTGAGGGAATTCTATCCTGTGGTGGCTGAGGTCCCTTCTAACTAACTCTAAGATTCTGAGTCTGAGAACTCAAATAATTTGTTCTTTTacatttccaaatttattttggCATCTTCTGGGGATATTAAGACAGGGTCCTTAAATTCACATTTCCTACTTACCTTTTTAATGAAACTTGGAGTGTCTTAAGGCGTCTAGACTTCTGTTTTATGTGCTACGTGAAGGGCCTCAAAGCAGGGCTCAGTGCCTCTCGCTTGTGAGGAGAGTGAGGAGGTAAAAGGATGGGCCTCGGGCAGTCATCCCAGAGCCCCGCGGTCGGCCAGCCTGAGGTTCAATGTGCCGACACCTGAAAATCGGTCACCGTGAAACCACACGTGTGCTAGCATTTTCTGTCACGATTCAGACGTCCTGTCTCAACTGTAGTCCCAGAAGTATTAATTCTGGTATTTCCCAGCACCCCAGCCCTCACTTAGAGGGGGCATATAGAGGTCCCCGGTGAATCAGAGCAACAGAATCCTTTCTTCATGCTTATTTCTGCCCCCAAATTGGGCCTTAACCCTAAGCACCCAGTGGGTTTGTAGCATGAATGGGATGGGTTGCAGGGGAGCCACAAAGACCATTTTAAAGACCCTCAGTTTCTCCACTTTTGGAGTCGAATCAGGCTGTGACATCACAGGGCTGCATTAGAACTGTAcagttgctgggggtgggggtgtgtgttaTGGATGCCTTTGTTTCCTAGTAGTAAAGCCATAATGTGTGGTgttaatttttaactttgttttgtttaatgaAACGATCTGGTTTATATTCAGCCTCGGCTGCAGTAGATGAAGGAAGTGTATTAGGAAACCAAGAGTTTTCCCCTCTAAATGATGTTAATTGATATAATTACTTAAGCTATATTAAAACTTAAACAGTAGGTAAAACTTATTATTATCAGCTTGAGTTTTTGATGTTCTTTTTACCTATGTAAGATAGTAAGGGAAAAACAAGAGTTAGATTGAGTATGTCTGAGGGTGTTATTTAATGTTAAGAATTGACATTAACACCCCAGCTCTGAATTCCAGCCAAGCTCAGTTTTGAAGCCCAGCTCCACAAACTGAGCAGCATTCTGACCCTGATACTACTTGAGCTTTAAGAGCTTTGCTTTTGTCTTCTGTAAAAGAGATTATTAATCATGCCAGCCTTATACATCATTCCTTCGTAAGAAGAGGCAGTATAGCTCACAGGGtaagcatataaataaatattacctTAGTATTAGAAGTAATAGTAATAGTGCTGTCATGGCGATGAAtgagtttttcttaaaaatgttaatttaattttaataagtcTTTTTTCCAAAACCAGGATCCAGATACAAGGACATGGCATCATTATGTATACCAACCCAAATACCTGGATCCACAAAAGTCAGAAGAACTTGatagagaaaagaaattaaaagaggatAGTCCCAGAAAAACCCCCAACAAAGAGAGTGGTGTGTCCAGCCTTCCTGTATCGTTAACAAGCATCAAAGAGGAGCCCAAAGAGGCCAAGCGTCCTGATTCTCAGTCCTTGGATGAGGGCAAACTGAAAAACGATGATCGGAAGACTCCCGTGAACTGGAAGGACTCTCGGGGAACCAGAGTGGCTGTCTCCTCGCCCATGAGTCAGCATCAGTCGTACATACAGTACTTGCATGCTTATCCTTACCCGCAAATGTACGACCCCAGCCACCCTGCGTACCGGGCCGTCTCTCCCGTCCTAATGCACAGTTACCCTGGTACGTGTCGTGGGTTCTCACGGTATTGGAGGGAAGAGGCTGTGTTCAAGTACTAGCTGTTTTAAAACTCTGGATAAATTAGAGGCTTCAAGAGTGACATTGTTTGGCTTGTTTTTAATGCTATTTAAAGACGTCCCTAAGGTGAAACGGAATtaatggcagatttttttttagatgaaaTGTCGAACTAGCTGTAGTTTCCATAGGATCTGATGGTTTGCTGTAAGCTATGAGACTGACAGGTAGTTTATTGCCTAGGCATACATTCTGAACACTTCCTGTCATAATCATTACAGTTATTATTCTTTTGTCTTAATTGCACACGTAAACAGATGAAATGGCTGTAAGCTCGTTCTCTTTTAGAACCTCTGATCATCAGGATGGGTTAACTGGGAGAAGAGAATCGGAGAACCTCGATACAGTTTAAAGACGATATAGCCCATGCTTAACAGAATATTCCCTGTTTTTAAGATCTCCGACTCTTATCCCAAATTCATGTAACCCaaatggtttgttgtttttgtttaaagatGTCGTGCGTAACTTGATGTGGCATTTGTTGTGTGTCTGCAGGGGCCTATCTCTCTCCAGGATTTCATTATCCTGTTTATGGGAAGATGTCAGggagagaagaggcagagaaagtcaATACCAGCCCTAGCATCAACACGAAAGCAGCCCCTGAATCGAAGGCACTGGATCTGCTCCAGCAGCATGCCAACCAATACCGCAGCAAGTCTCCTGCCGTAAGCTCCCTTTTGTTGTCACTTAAAAGCACTGTGCTTTAGGGGGAAAGGGGACAAGCGAGAGAACGGTCTTGAAATATAAATGGCTTTGGAACCCAGCTGTGATTTAAGAATGCTGTTtggttttgtgttgttttctaaTAAGGAAAGAATGGCATGTTCAAAATAAGATGCTTTCACACACGAGGGGAAAAAATGTTAAAGCATGTATGGTAGTAGCAGCCTCTTCTGTTGGAAAATCTGTTACCTTGCTTACCCAGGAGGATGCTAGTCAGCCAGACATTGAAATTCATAGGAACCAACCTTCGGTGCAAAATACTTCTGATGCACTCGtgtgctgctgagtcacttggcTAAAGTCACTGCATCCATTCTGCTTCAACACTGACTCCTCCACACGTCCCTGTAACTCTGCTGAGGTGATTCAGACATGTATCTTTGTGAAAGATGGCTGTGCTTCCCCACTCCCTGCAAAGAAAGTCCCAGAGACTATTGGGAAGAGAGAAAATAGGAAGGATGTGGTAGTTCTGATCTAGAAAAAAGAAGGTTGGAAAGATTAAATATAGGCTTTGTGATGTGTATCTGAGTGTGTCTACCTGAAACTCTgaagaagctaaaaaaaaaaaaaaaaaagatttatgcaTCTTTACCTATGAGCACTCCTTCTagtataatgttttttttttccaagtaagaaAAAGAGCTTTAGTGAAAGGCTGATTAAGTTCAAATGGGTAAAAAATGTTTCAGAAACACAGGATCCTCAGTCAAATTATGATTTTAGAGGACTGGAGCTTCTCTGAGTGTTCAAAGATGGAAAGATTTTGGAATTCTTCCAGTGGCACAGGGCAATGGTTTCATGTGCTTGATATtgatgtaatatataatattaggATGTGTGTTCTCAATGGAGCCCAATGTAAAGATAGCTTTAAAATTGTGAGATAAATTCTCCTCACAAAATGTAGTTAAAATAGAAGAGTCATCAGAAAACTTGACCTTAAAGAGGTCTCTGCAACACCTTCTTCTTAATCCCTATGTGAAACTGGTTTTTAGGAAGAAATTGGGTCAATTCTAACCCTGCAATTATGAATGGGAATAGAGAGGTCCTCTTATTTCAGTCATTTGAGGAAAACATTGATGTTGCTTTGGCGCAGAGCAGGACTATAGTGTTGGCTTAATTCCAATTGAAATGCATGTCTTTTGAAATGATTTACCATTAGTAAAGAATTTCTAAGAGTCtgtgtatttacttttttaatattagGAGCACCCACTGCTGAAGGGACCAGGGAGGTTTACTACACCCCTCCAAATTGTTGCTCAAAGGATTAAGGGGAGAATGTCTATCGTTTCTTTTGCAGCCTGTGGAAAAGGCCTCAGCTGAGCGGGAGCGGGAAGCCGAGAGGGAGAGGGACCGCCACTCCCCCTTTGGCCAGCGGCACCTGCATACTCACCACCACACCCACGTGGGCATGGGGTACCCACTCATCCCTGGGCAGTATGACCCTTTCCAAGGTCAGCAGCTCCATGCTTCTTATGCCTTTGTTCATCCTGCTTTGAAAAACAGTTGCCAAAACTACCTTTCTTGTCTTCAAATAACAAAGGTTGAGCTTGGAGTTAATTAGCTCTGGGGTGGGATTTTAACACTTCTTTCCTGGTATATCCTTGGGACACAGCTAAGGCTATTCCCACATCTGTGTGTTCTGATGAGATGTGAAGTGGCTACCACTTAATAATTGTCGCTTATTGATGTTATTGGTGGTAGGCAGTGTCTGGGGCACTGAATATAACAATCAGAAGATCAGAGAGCTGCTTCAGGAAAACTGTGGAAGACAGGGAGGGATGGTGGGAGGCTTTGGTGAAATGACTTCCCTTGATCTCTTCAAGCCTCCAAGTTGCTCCTTTTCCCAAGGAAGTAATGGGAGTCATGTGGTCAGGGTCAACGCTTTTTATAACCTAATCCTGAGACTTCAGCCCTTTGCTACTGAAACTTTGTAGTAAAGAGAAGAAACTGACATGAGGAACCACAGACAGTCTGTGGGCCTAGCTTTGTCAGCTCATGGCCTGGGCAGAGAGTGGCAATATCTTTACCAGTAGAGGACTTGCTAGGACCATGCTGTCTTAGCTTTGACTGcagtaacaaaataccataggccTTAtggctttaaacaacagaaatgtatttcctcatagttctggaggctgataGTCTGATaccagggtgccagcatggttgatTTCTGGTGAGAGAGCTCTCCTCTGGGCTTGTAGATGGTCACCATCTTGCTTATGTGTTCCTGTGACTTCTTGGGGGACCAGGAGGTAGGGGGAAGAGAGTTACTATTCCTTCtttaaggacactaatcctacaAGATCAGGGCCTTACCCCtaggacctcatttaaccttaattacttcctGTATAGGTCCAAATACAGTCACTTTGGGGGTTAAGGCTTCCACGTAGGAATTTTGGAAGGATACAGATTGAACTGTGGACAGGTATCTGCTTGCCAGGTTCCTTCTTACTCTGCTGTCTGAATACGAGATAATACGTTTGAAGGTAtttccaaaagtaggaagtgcTGTCCAAATGTGAAAGggtcattttaatttattcattccgTGTTACTTGGTGTCA is a genomic window of Ovis canadensis isolate MfBH-ARS-UI-01 breed Bighorn chromosome 5, ARS-UI_OviCan_v2, whole genome shotgun sequence containing:
- the ZNF608 gene encoding zinc finger protein 608 isoform X3; the encoded protein is MQLEGKGQLDPIQTVDPLFTVPAPPPPIASSLTPQLLPSYFPPSSSNIAAPVEQLLVRTRSVGVNTCEVGVVTEPECLGPCEPGTSVNLEGIVWHETEEGVLVVNVTWRNKTYVGTLLDCTKHDWAPPRFCESPTSDLEMRGGRGRGKRARSTAAAPGSEASFIESRGLQNKNRGGANGKGRRGSLNASGRRTPPNCAAEDIKASPSSTNKRKNKPPMELDLNSSSEDSKPGKRVRTNSRSTPTTPQGKPETTFLDQGCSSPVLIDCPHPNCNKKYKHINGLRYHQAHAHLDPENKLEFEPDSEDKISDCEEALSNVALECSEPSTSVSAYEQVKAPVSPGSGNPPGTPKGKRELLSNGPGSVIGAKAGKNSGKKKGLNNDLNNLPVISNMTATLDSCSAVDGSLTVEMPKLEAEGLIDKKTLGEKEKGKKANNCKMDKNLSKLKTARPIAPAPAPTPPQLIAIPTTAFPSTTTGTIPGLTTVVQATPKSPPLKPIQPKPTIMGEPITVNPALVSLKDKKKKEKRKLKDKEGKETGSPKMDAKLGKLEDAKGTGKDLSGHFLKDHLSKNEGLANGLSESQESRMASIKAEADKVYTFTDNAPSPSIGSASRMECSTLVNGQAPMAPLHVLTQNGAESSAAKTSSPAYSDISDAADDGGSDSRSEGVRSKTSSPSDILSSKDGAAKGHSSTTAQSSQMKESHSPYYHGYDPYYSPSYMHPGQVGAPVAGNGGSTQGMKIKKESEEEADKKDKAEQLEAKKVDHNPASLQPQHQSVITQRHPALAQSLYYGQYAYGLYMDQKSLMATSPAYRQQYEKYYEDQRLAEQKMAQTGRGDCERKNELPLKELGKEDSKQKNMPSATVSKAPSTPEPNKNHSKLGPSVPNKTEETGKSQLLSSHQQQLQADSFKAKQMENHQLIKEAVEMKSVMDSMKQTGVDPTSRFKQDPDTRTWHHYVYQPKYLDPQKSEELDREKKLKEDSPRKTPNKESGVSSLPVSLTSIKEEPKEAKRPDSQSLDEGKLKNDDRKTPVNWKDSRGTRVAVSSPMSQHQSYIQYLHAYPYPQMYDPSHPAYRAVSPVLMHSYPGAYLSPGFHYPVYGKMSGREEAEKVNTSPSINTKAAPESKALDLLQQHANQYRSKSPAPVEKASAEREREAERERDRHSPFGQRHLHTHHHTHVGMGYPLIPGQYDPFQGLTSAALVASQQVAAQASASGMFPAQRRE
- the ZNF608 gene encoding zinc finger protein 608 isoform X1, which codes for MSVNISTAGKGVDPNTVDTYDSGDDWEIGVGNLIIDLDADLEKDRQKFEMNNSTNTTSSSNSKDCGGLASSGAGAPAALADGLKFASVQPSAPQGNSHKETSKSKVKRSKTSKDANKSLPSAALYGIPEISGTGKRQEVQGRPGEATGMNSALGQSVSGGGGGGGGNPNSNSTSTGTSAATAGAASCGKSKEEKPGKSQSSRGAKRDKDAGKSRKDKHDLLQGHQNGGGSQAPSGGHLYGFGAKSNGGGASPFHCGGTGSGSVTAAGEVSKSAPDSGLMGNSMLVKKEEEEEESHRRIKKLKTEKVDPLFTVPAPPPPIASSLTPQLLPSYFPPSSSNIAAPVEQLLVRTRSVGVNTCEVGVVTEPECLGPCEPGTSVNLEGIVWHETEEGVLVVNVTWRNKTYVGTLLDCTKHDWAPPRFCESPTSDLEMRGGRGRGKRARSTAAAPGSEASFIESRGLQNKNRGGANGKGRRGSLNASGRRTPPNCAAEDIKASPSSTNKRKNKPPMELDLNSSSEDSKPGKRVRTNSRSTPTTPQGKPETTFLDQGCSSPVLIDCPHPNCNKKYKHINGLRYHQAHAHLDPENKLEFEPDSEDKISDCEEALSNVALECSEPSTSVSAYEQVKAPVSPGSGNPPGTPKGKRELLSNGPGSVIGAKAGKNSGKKKGLNNDLNNLPVISNMTATLDSCSAVDGSLTVEMPKLEAEGLIDKKTLGEKEKGKKANNCKMDKNLSKLKTARPIAPAPAPTPPQLIAIPTTAFPSTTTGTIPGLTTVVQATPKSPPLKPIQPKPTIMGEPITVNPALVSLKDKKKKEKRKLKDKEGKETGSPKMDAKLGKLEDAKGTGKDLSGHFLKDHLSKNEGLANGLSESQESRMASIKAEADKVYTFTDNAPSPSIGSASRMECSTLVNGQAPMAPLHVLTQNGAESSAAKTSSPAYSDISDAADDGGSDSRSEGVRSKTSSPSDILSSKDGAAKGHSSTTAQSSQMKESHSPYYHGYDPYYSPSYMHPGQVGAPVAGNGGSTQGMKIKKESEEEADKKDKAEQLEAKKVDHNPASLQPQHQSVITQRHPALAQSLYYGQYAYGLYMDQKSLMATSPAYRQQYEKYYEDQRLAEQKMAQTGRGDCERKNELPLKELGKEDSKQKNMPSATVSKAPSTPEPNKNHSKLGPSVPNKTEETGKSQLLSSHQQQLQADSFKAKQMENHQLIKEAVEMKSVMDSMKQTGVDPTSRFKQDPDTRTWHHYVYQPKYLDPQKSEELDREKKLKEDSPRKTPNKESGVSSLPVSLTSIKEEPKEAKRPDSQSLDEGKLKNDDRKTPVNWKDSRGTRVAVSSPMSQHQSYIQYLHAYPYPQMYDPSHPAYRAVSPVLMHSYPGAYLSPGFHYPVYGKMSGREEAEKVNTSPSINTKAAPESKALDLLQQHANQYRSKSPAPVEKASAEREREAERERDRHSPFGQRHLHTHHHTHVGMGYPLIPGQYDPFQGLTSAALVASQQVAAQASASGMFPAQRRE
- the ZNF608 gene encoding zinc finger protein 608 isoform X2, coding for MSVNISTAGKGVDPNTVDTYDSGDDWEIGVGNLIIDLDADLEKDRQKFEMNNSTNTTSSSNSKDCGGLASSGAGAPAALADGLKFASVQPSAPQGNSHKETSKSKVKRSKTSKDANKSLPSAALYGIPEISGTGKRQEVQGRPGEATGMNSALGQSVSGGGGGGGGNPNSNSTSTGTSAATAGAASCGKSKEEKPGKSQSSRGAKRDKDAGKSRKDKHDLLQGHQNGGGSQAPSGGHLYGFGAKSNGGGASPFHCGGTGSGSVTAAGEVSKSAPDSGLMGNSMLVKKEEEEEESHRRIKKLKTEKVDPLFTVPAPPPPIASSLTPQLLPSYFPPSSSNIAAPVEQLLVRTRSVGVNTCEVGVVTEPECLGPCEPGTSVNLEGIVWHETEEGVLVVNVTWRNKTYVGTLLDCTKHDWAPPRFCESPTSDLEMRGGRGRGKRARSTAAAPGSEASFIESRGLQNKNRGGANGKGRRGSLNASGRRTPPNCAAEDIKASPSSTNKRKNKPPMELDLNSSSEDSKPGKRVRTNSRSTPTTPQGKPETTFLDQGCSSPVLIDCPHPNCNKKYKHINGLRYHQAHAHLDPENKLEFEPDSEDKISDCEEALSNVALECSEPSTSVSAYEQVKAPVSPGSGNPPGTPKGKRELLSNGPGSVIGAKAGKNSGKKKGLNNDLNNLPVISNMTATLDSCSAVDGSLTVEMPKLEAEGLIDKKTLGEKEKGKKANNCKMDKNLSKLKTARPIAPAPAPTPPQLIAIPTTAFPSTTTGTIPGLTTVVQATPKSPPLKPIQPKPTIMGEPITVNPALVSLKDKKKKEKRKLKDKEGKETGSPKMDAKLGKLEDAKGTGKDLSGHFLKDHLSKNEGLANGLSESQESRMASIKAEADKVYTFTDNAPSPSIGSASRMECSTLVNGQAPMAPLHVLTQNGAESSAAKTSSPAYSDISDAADDGGSDSRSEGVRSKTSSPSDILSSKDGAAKGHSSTTAQSSQMKESHSPYYHGYDPYYSPSYMHPGQVGAPVAGNGGSTQGMKIKKESEEEADKKDKAEQLEAKKVDHNPASLQPQHQSVITQRHPALAQSLYYGQYAYGLYMDQKSLMATSPAYRQQYEKYYEDQRLAEQKMAQTGRGDCERKNELPLKELGKEDSKQKNMPSATVSKAPSTPEPNKNHSKLGPSVPNKTEETGKSQLLSSHQQQLQADSFKAKQMENHQLIKEAVEMKSVMDSMKQTGVDPTSRFKQDPDTRTWHHYVYQPKYLDPQKSEELDREKKLKEDSPRKTPNKESGVSSLPVSLTSIKEEPKEAKRPDSQSLDEGKLKNDDRKTPVNWKDSRGTRVAVSSPMSQHQSYIQYLHAYPYPQMYDPSHPAYRAVSPVLMHSYPGAYLSPGFHYPVYGKMSGREEAEKVNTSPSINTKAAPESKALDLLQQHANQYRSKSPAPVEKASAEREREAERERDRHSPFGQRHLHTHHHTHVGMGYPLIPGQYDPFQGLTSAALVASQQVAAQASASGMFPAQRR